The nucleotide window CGCCGCGTAGATCGAGTTGTAGAGCACGAGCCGGCCGGCAATTGGAGTCGAATGTGCCACCTCGGAGATCACGTTGAACGCCGCGAAATTCGGCACCATCCACGCCAGACCGCTGGCCAGGTATTTTGTCGCTCCGGTCGTCATGCTCGCAAAGGCCCTCAAGTCTTCTGCAAAAGTGCCAATCACGAACAGCGAGAACGCGAATACCGCCGACATCAGCGGCGTCGAGAACGTCGAAAAGAAGATTGCGATCGCCGTGATCAGGAGGAACTCGAGCACTATGAAGTAGAGCGCGACCAGGACGTATGCATCCGCGCGTTCAAAATGGCGATTCAGGTAAAGCAGGGCCGCGAAGAATCCGACCGCCATGAACCCGGCATTGACGACCAGCGTGCCCGCCAGCCCCGAGTACTTGCTCAGGACGAACTCCCACCGCCGCACCGGTCGCGCTCCGAGGACCGTGTACAGCGTTTTTTTCTCGATCTCTTTCGACACCAACCCGATGCCTATGAAAATCGCGATTACGATCCCAAACAGTGAAATCGCGGTCAGCCCGAGATTGATCAGCACCTGCCGCTGGATACCAATCGAGATTTCGCCAAAAATCAGCGCAGCGCCGACCATGAGGATGGCGAACACAACCAGGTTGTACAGAACCCTGTCGCGCACGGCTTCGCGGAAGGTGTTATAGGCGATAGCAGTGATCCGGTTTCTCACTTCGCCACCGCCTCTCCCGCCGGAATCGGCGTGGTGTCTTCGTCTTCCAGCTTTTCCAGGAAGAACTGCTCGAGCGTGACGCGTACCGGCGTCACCGAGATCAATTTCCCGCCATTGCGCCGAATGGCGTCGATTGCCGCGTCCATTTGCTTTTCTGGAAGTTCCACTCGGAGCGATTCGCCGCTGGCGTGCGATGTCCCGCCCAGCGCGTCAATGTCACGCTTGGCCGCCGAGCCTACCCAGACGATCTCGACCTTCCCGCTGACCTCCATCTCAAGGTCGGCCATTACGCCGATGCCGCGCAACCTGCCCTTGTTGATCACGCCCACCCGGTCGCACAGCGTTTCGGCGTCGCTCAGAATATGTGTCGAGAAGAAGATTGTCTTTCCCTCTTCCTTCAGGCCCTGGATCAGGTCGCGCACTTCGCGCCGCCCGATCGGGTCCAGTCCGCTCATCGGTTCATCGAGGAAAATCACGGCCGGATCGTGAATGATGGCCTGGGCAATCCCTACGCGTTGCAACATGCCCTTGGAATATTTCCGCAACTGCGTATGCCCGGCATCCGGCAGCGCCACACGCTCCAGCACACTTTCGATCCTCCGGCTACGGTCTTTCGCTGGAACGCCCGAAAGCCTCGAGTAGTAGTCGAGCAACTCGCGCGCGGAAAGGTGATCGTAAAAATAGGGCTGTTCGGGAAGAAATCCGATCTGCGCCTTCATGGTCGGGTCGTCCAACTCCCGGTCGAGGATCTTCGCCGAACCGCCGGTCGGATAGATGAGTCCCATCAGCAGCTTCAGCGTGGTCGTTTTTCCCGCGCCATTGGGACCGAGAAAACCGAAGACCTCTCCCCGCTCCACCGAAAGGGTCAATGGGTACAAAGCCTGCTTGGGCCGCTTCTTCCAAAAGCCGACGGAGTAACGCTTTTCCAGTGCAAAGATGTCGATTGCAGACATGGGATAACAAGATTATATAGCCCAGTTTTTCAGGCGGGGAGTTACAGAAACGGTGCCGAACGGGTTGGCACCTTGGTTCTCCAGGGGCCCTCGGCGCGTTCCCCGTCAAACGCATCTATAACTCAGGCGTCTCTCAGTCTAGAATGAAATGAGATATTCGAGACTTCCCTGAAAGTCTGCGTATTGATACCAGGAGTTTCCTTGTCCCCAAAGAAGGCGATCATCATCGGTGCCGGCCCCGCAGGCCTGACCGCAGCCTACGAACTGCTCACCCGGTCGGACATCACGCCCATTGTCCTCGAGAAGAGCACTTTCATGGGCGGCATCTCCCGCACCGTCAATTACAAGGGCAATCGCATCGATATCGGCGGCCACCGCTTCTTCTCCAAGAGCGACCGCGTCATGCAGTGGTGGCTCAAGCAAATGCCCATGGACGAGACCGCCAAAGCCGGTACCGTCATCACCTACCAGAACCAGGTTCGCGAACTGCCCTCTACGGGCGCCGGGCACAACGCCGCCGTCCGCGACGACGTGATGCTGCTGCGCAATCGCAAGTCGCGCATCTACTTCCTGCGCAAGTTCTTCGAATACCCGATCCAGCTCAGCGCCGCCACTCTGCAAAACCTCGGTATCGTCCGCACCATCAAGATTGGCTTCAGCTACATGAAGGCGATGCTCTTCCCACCAAAGCGCATCGAGAACCTCGAGCAATTTTTCATCAGCCGCTTCGGCAAAGAACTATACGAGACGTTTTTCCACTCCTATACGGAAAAAGTCTGGGGCGTGCCGTGCCAGGAGATCAGCGCCGAATGGGGCGCCCAGCGCATCAAGGGCCTTTCGATCACCACGACGATTGCGCACATGCTGAAGAAGATGTTCCAGAAGCGCTCCGATGTCAGGCAGAAGAACGTCGAGACCTCGCTCATTCAGCGTTTCCTGTATCCGAAACTCGGTCCCGGCCAGCTTTGGGAAATCGTTGCCCAGCGCGTGCAGGATCTCGGCGGCACCATCCTGACCGAATTCGACGTGGACACTATTGAGTGTGAAAACGGCCGCGTCGTCTCTATCAGCGGACGCGACAAGAACGGCTCCCGCCTGGACATCGCCGGCGACTATTTCTTTTCCACCATGCCCATCCAGGAGCTGACGAATGCGCTCCGCGGCGTCGAAGTGCCTGCACAGATCCGCGAGATCAGCGACGGACTTCAGTATCGCGACTTCGTCACCGTTGGGCTGCTCGTAAAGCGTCTCAGCGTGGAAGACAAGGACCGTCCGAACCAGCTCATTCGCGACAACTGGATATACATCCAGGAGCCCGATGTCCGCGCCGGTCGCCTTCAGATCTTCAACAACTGGAGCCCCTACATGGTGAAGGATCCCGACACCGTGTGGATCGGCGTCGAATATTTCTGCTACCAGACCGACGACCTGTGGACAATGCCGGAGGGCGACATGGCGAACCTCGCCAAGCAGGAGTTGGAGAAGATCGGAATCCTGAAATCGTCCGAAGTGCTGGATGCCACCGTCATCCGCATGCCGAAAACCTATCCGGCCTACTTCGGAACCTACACGCGCTTCGACGAACTGCGCGGTTATCTCGATGGCTTCGACAACCTGTTCCTGGTTGGCCGCAACGGCATGCACAAATACAACAACCAGGACCACTCCATGCTCACGGCCATGACCGCCGTCGACAACATCCTCGCGGGCGTCACCGACAAGTCCAACCTCTGGGCCGTCAATACGGAGATGGAGTACCACGAGGAGAAGGAGCAGCCAGCTTCCAGAAACCCGGACGGACAGAAGGAAGCGGTGGCAGAGGCTTAGGTGCCTCTTTTCGCCAGCAGATTAGATCGCGATATTCGGTTCGGAAGCTCGACGCTGAAGAATTGATCCCGGTCGCCCTGATGCTCTGAACGTTCTCCACGCCTGCAGCCCGCTTCCAATGAGTATTGCTGAAATTCCCAGAGGAGCAATGCAATTC belongs to Terriglobia bacterium and includes:
- a CDS encoding ABC transporter permease subunit, with the translated sequence MRNRITAIAYNTFREAVRDRVLYNLVVFAILMVGAALIFGEISIGIQRQVLINLGLTAISLFGIVIAIFIGIGLVSKEIEKKTLYTVLGARPVRRWEFVLSKYSGLAGTLVVNAGFMAVGFFAALLYLNRHFERADAYVLVALYFIVLEFLLITAIAIFFSTFSTPLMSAVFAFSLFVIGTFAEDLRAFASMTTGATKYLASGLAWMVPNFAAFNVISEVAHSTPIAGRLVLYNSIYAALYVMVCLSAAVLVFERRNFK
- a CDS encoding ABC transporter ATP-binding protein, which translates into the protein MSAIDIFALEKRYSVGFWKKRPKQALYPLTLSVERGEVFGFLGPNGAGKTTTLKLLMGLIYPTGGSAKILDRELDDPTMKAQIGFLPEQPYFYDHLSARELLDYYSRLSGVPAKDRSRRIESVLERVALPDAGHTQLRKYSKGMLQRVGIAQAIIHDPAVIFLDEPMSGLDPIGRREVRDLIQGLKEEGKTIFFSTHILSDAETLCDRVGVINKGRLRGIGVMADLEMEVSGKVEIVWVGSAAKRDIDALGGTSHASGESLRVELPEKQMDAAIDAIRRNGGKLISVTPVRVTLEQFFLEKLEDEDTTPIPAGEAVAK
- a CDS encoding NAD(P)/FAD-dependent oxidoreductase codes for the protein MSPKKAIIIGAGPAGLTAAYELLTRSDITPIVLEKSTFMGGISRTVNYKGNRIDIGGHRFFSKSDRVMQWWLKQMPMDETAKAGTVITYQNQVRELPSTGAGHNAAVRDDVMLLRNRKSRIYFLRKFFEYPIQLSAATLQNLGIVRTIKIGFSYMKAMLFPPKRIENLEQFFISRFGKELYETFFHSYTEKVWGVPCQEISAEWGAQRIKGLSITTTIAHMLKKMFQKRSDVRQKNVETSLIQRFLYPKLGPGQLWEIVAQRVQDLGGTILTEFDVDTIECENGRVVSISGRDKNGSRLDIAGDYFFSTMPIQELTNALRGVEVPAQIREISDGLQYRDFVTVGLLVKRLSVEDKDRPNQLIRDNWIYIQEPDVRAGRLQIFNNWSPYMVKDPDTVWIGVEYFCYQTDDLWTMPEGDMANLAKQELEKIGILKSSEVLDATVIRMPKTYPAYFGTYTRFDELRGYLDGFDNLFLVGRNGMHKYNNQDHSMLTAMTAVDNILAGVTDKSNLWAVNTEMEYHEEKEQPASRNPDGQKEAVAEA